The DNA region cttttttttttttttttttttttttttttttcttgaGTATTAAAGAAATACTACTCCCTATATAACaaggtatatatattaagtaCTGCACGTAAAAGGAAAACAGAAAAAGATggatttaaaaaagaacattaaaaaaaataaggaaAATGAGAACGTTAAGGATCCAGTTGAACATTCATGTGAAGAGGAGCCTAGAAGGTTTAACCAAGAAGTAAGTGCCAGCATAAGGAGAGAAAATTTCAGTCTTCCAAAAATTCAGAAAAACGGTTTATTAAGCTATGAGAAAGAGAATGAATCTTTTGAAGATGAGGATAGTGAAAGTAATACCAACGAAAGTaggaagaaaaaaaaagaaatattaaatttaaagaaGTTGATAGAGAATATggaaaaaagaaatagaTTTGATAGGCAAAGTACTGACGCAAGGAATAATGCATTAGAAcaagaaataaaaagaatttcTTCTATgatgaattattataaagatTTTGATATTTTGATTGCAACTATCTGTAACAGTATATTGGGAGATCCTAATGCTCACGTTGAGAAACTcgaattattattttttattttttatgagagttttaaaagaaaaaaggatatattatatataaggTTGAACAATAATTTGTATGAATTAAGAAGAATGAATGATAAAATGGAACATGAAAATGAgaatttaaataatacaaatgatAACAACCAAGAATCTCATGATCAACATAATGAAAAGTCCCTCAAGGAAAAATGTAGATACTTTTCAGATCTAAACATCTTAAGTTGTATATCTATATGTAATGTATTAAAGTCTATTACCCCATCATACAAAATTATTGTGAGTGAAGGGTCAAACGAAATGAATGATAAGAAGGATAATGATTCGCatggaaataataatatgcACACGAACAAGAAATCAACGAATCCAACAAAGAATTATTCTAAactaataaaaaatgtgaACAAAGTAGAAAAAATGATAGTTAATTTTTTTAGAAGATTTTGTAGATTGCTAAGagaaaatatatcttcTAACCTTATTGTATTCGTTAATTTGTTGTGTGAAATAGTAGGGgtaaatttatatttatctagggaagaaaatttatttgaatACCTTGTAATTTATAGCAACTTGACGGTATATAgtaaaaagaaatttaacaataatattaatatattaaacaaTGCTAATGTGCTTAAGAACATAAAGAAGTTTAAGTTATTGTGTGCGAATTGTGTGGTTCAAATAAtagaaattataaaaaatgataataacTTATCGTTCACTTTAAATTTAGTAGATTGTTTTTCtaatatgttttttaaGAACGAAAAGTATATTACCTCAACTTtgttaaaaatatttactaatatagatataaagGAAAAGAAGTTAAATGCACGAATATTTGAAAACCAATCTTCAAATACGCATATGGATAATAACAAAGAATTAAATGCAAAAACGAATATAAGTGGCGATATTAAAATAATCGAGAAAAATgtagaaaaaatattggatcgtttatttgtaatatatatgtgtgtattaaaagaatttgataaatattcacataaaatattaaaatgttcATTACTTGCTATATCAAAATACTCTATGTATATAGATAAGTTCATAATGgatgatatattaatagaAATTAGAGATCTTTCTGTTATCAAAATTATTCCATCTACATTAAGAATTATGTGTATAATTGTTTATctagaaatatataatagtattaatgattatatatatgttgaCTGTACATGGGTAGGTAATACAATTTTGGAGTTATTAGATTTTTCTTGTATCCCTACCTTTTATAGTTTTACCCCagattataaaattaaaaggGGTAATAATAATTGGAATAATCAATTCCTGGATAATAGTGATGATGAATCTATTAATAGTGAATTGgaaaattttatgaaatatGATGAATTCAAATTTAATACTGATTCAGATGATATagaaagaaaaatgaaCAAAGGAATAGAGAATGAAAAAAGATTATATCAAAAGTTCAAATATTGTATGAAAGTAATAAAAGCTATTGATTTACTATTAAAAACGAAAAGTTTTACTATTAACTATAATAACTTTAAATCAAGTAGTAGtgatttattatataaaataatataccaattatttaatatagTAGTACATATTGATTTTGAGATTGGAATGATACTTTTAGACTTTTTAAGTCATATATTTACGACATATCCATTAATTAAATGTATATGTGAACAAGAAGGAATAGTGGTTTCTTATATGGATAAAAACTTTTCTGTATTCTATCATAATGTTTTATTACATTCTAGTTTCTTCAAAGAACTATCATGTGAAGCTTTAAACATTTCTTTGAATGATTCAAATGAAGAATACAGAAAAATTGTTGAAAAGTTTCTTAAAGAACAAAAAGAACATGAAATAgaacataaaataataaattttagTTTGGATATAAATGATACAGATATAATAAACCAAGAACGTTTTATGAATTATACTCCTAGTGGAAGCATAAATATAGATAAGCAAAAATGTGAAGAAAATAAGAAAAGTGTTCAACACCTTATAAAACttgataaaaaatttaagaAACTTTTAGATGAACATAATGTACATCCAAAATGTTCTGGAGTCAAAACTTCAAAAACCAATAATTCAactaataataaatcatcTTATGAGTTGAATGTTAGGGATCTTATGCATATTACCTATGCTAAATATGATGATTTAATTAAATGTTTTGAGAGAAAACATAAAAAAGatacaacaaaaaaaataaatgttcctaacaaagaaaataataccaaaaataaataaataaataaatataaaattaaataaatgaattatttgaaaataatctatatattatttcatatatgaaatattgtttcttttatttcatGAAATTTTTTGGAAACATACGTAGTTTTTcctatatatttttttttatatctgATAAGTAATATGTGTTACAATTGTATAACAACACATATgttatcatattataattataattgaaattatagttttatttttagtttatttttagtttatttttagtttatttttagttttattattatgattattattattatttttattattattagtagtagtagtttctaattttttcttataccttataattattttcttattcattataattattttcttataccttataattattttcttataccttataattattttcttattcattataattattttcttatttattataattattttcttattca from Plasmodium gaboni strain SY75 chromosome 14, whole genome shotgun sequence includes:
- a CDS encoding hypothetical protein (conserved Plasmodium protein, unknown function), coding for MDLKKNIKKNKENENVKDPVEHSCEEEPRRFNQEVSASIRRENFSLPKIQKNGLLSYEKENESFEDEDSESNTNESRKKKKEILNLKKLIENMEKRNRFDRQSTDARNNALEQEIKRISSMMNYYKDFDILIATICNSILGDPNAHVEKLELLFFIFYESFKRKKDILYIRLNNNLYELRRMNDKMEHENENLNNTNDNNQESHDQHNEKSLKEKCRYFSDLNILSCISICNVLKSITPSYKIIVSEGSNEMNDKKDNDSHGNNNMHTNKKSTNPTKNYSKLIKNVNKVEKMIVNFFRRFCRLLRENISSNLIVFVNLLCEIVGVNLYLSREENLFEYLVIYSNLTVYSKKKFNNNINILNNANVLKNIKKFKLLCANCVVQIIEIIKNDNNLSFTLNLVDCFSNMFFKNEKYITSTLLKIFTNIDIKEKKLNARIFENQSSNTHMDNNKELNAKTNISGDIKIIEKNVEKILDRLFVIYMCVLKEFDKYSHKILKCSLLAISKYSMYIDKFIMDDILIEIRDLSVIKIIPSTLRIMCIIVYLEIYNSINDYIYVDCTWVGNTILELLDFSCIPTFYSFTPDYKIKRGNNNWNNQFLDNSDDESINSELENFMKYDEFKFNTDSDDIERKMNKGIENEKRLYQKFKYCMKVIKAIDLLLKTKSFTINYNNFKSSSSDLLYKIIYQLFNIVVHIDFEIGMILLDFLSHIFTTYPLIKCICEQEGIVVSYMDKNFSVFYHNVLLHSSFFKELSCEALNISLNDSNEEYRKIVEKFLKEQKEHEIEHKIINFSLDINDTDIINQERFMNYTPSGSINIDKQKCEENKKSVQHLIKLDKKFKKLLDEHNVHPKCSGVKTSKTNNSTNNKSSYELNVRDLMHITYAKYDDLIKCFERKHKKDTTKKINVPNKENNTKNK